Proteins encoded together in one Rossellomorea sp. y25 window:
- a CDS encoding oligopeptide/dipeptide ABC transporter ATP-binding protein, with translation MTNHKLLEVKELKKYFQLEKGKTLKAVDRISFDIYKGETFGLVGESGCGKSTTGRTIIGLYDRTEGEVLYDGKNVHTLSEKEKLSFYRNMQMIFQDPYASLNPRSTVREIIAEPMEAHNLYRDKKEQMERIYQLLEDVGLNRDHANRYPHEFSGGQRQRIGIARALALNPDFIIADEPISALDVSVQAQIVNLLKKLQKEKGLTFLFIAHDLSMVKHISNRIGVMYLGHMVELTESKELYKKPLHPYTQALLSAIPIPDPDVEDERERMIIQGEIPSPINPPSGCVFRTRCPVAMEACASYKPQWKEVEEKHYVACHLYDNEITKDHDEVAVTK, from the coding sequence ATGACGAATCACAAACTATTAGAAGTAAAGGAATTGAAAAAATACTTTCAGCTTGAAAAAGGTAAAACCTTAAAGGCAGTAGACCGTATTTCATTTGATATTTATAAAGGTGAGACATTCGGATTAGTAGGGGAATCTGGTTGTGGGAAGTCGACTACAGGCCGTACAATCATCGGATTGTATGACAGGACAGAAGGAGAAGTCCTGTATGACGGGAAGAACGTTCATACACTCTCTGAAAAGGAAAAGCTATCCTTTTATCGAAACATGCAGATGATTTTTCAGGATCCATACGCTTCTCTTAACCCCCGTTCAACGGTGCGTGAAATTATTGCAGAACCGATGGAGGCACACAATTTATACCGGGATAAAAAAGAACAGATGGAACGTATTTATCAGTTGCTGGAAGATGTCGGACTGAATAGGGATCATGCTAATCGCTATCCACATGAATTCAGTGGCGGACAGCGCCAGCGTATTGGCATAGCTCGGGCACTGGCCCTTAATCCAGACTTCATAATCGCCGATGAACCGATTTCTGCACTGGATGTTTCCGTACAAGCTCAGATCGTAAATCTATTGAAAAAACTTCAAAAAGAAAAGGGTCTGACATTTTTATTCATTGCTCATGATCTTTCCATGGTAAAGCATATTAGTAACCGTATCGGAGTGATGTATCTGGGACATATGGTTGAATTAACAGAGAGTAAAGAGCTTTATAAAAAGCCTCTTCACCCTTATACCCAAGCCTTACTTTCAGCTATCCCCATTCCTGATCCCGATGTAGAGGACGAGCGTGAACGAATGATCATTCAAGGGGAGATCCCCAGTCCGATCAATCCACCAAGTGGCTGTGTATTCAGGACCCGTTGTCCTGTAGCCATGGAAGCGTGCGCCAGCTATAAACCTCAATGGAAGGAAGTAGAAGAAAAGCACTATGTAGCTTGTCATCTGTATGACAATGAAATCACCAAGGATCATGACGAAGTAGCGGTCACAAAGTAA
- a CDS encoding dipeptide epimerase — MKINRVETFRTAVPLHTPFKTALRTVEVAEAIVVKITCDDGTVGWGEAPPTVVITGDSLSSIEWAIQQVIKPAIIGKSLLNYEQLFQQLHSLLVRNSSAKAAVDMALYDCLSQYCNLPLYQFLGGYRQELETDYTVSVNSPKEMGEDAEAYVKQGFNVLKVKVGKDDIETDIKRIHEIRQRIGYDIKIRLDANQGWESKAAVKAIRKMEDLDLNIELVEQPVPAHDIEGLKRVTDGVDTLIMADESVFTPYQAFEVLKTRSADLINIKLMKAGGIYYAQKINDLAEVCGVECMVGSMIETRLGITAAAHFAASKKNVTRFDFDAPLMLAKDIVTGGIEYNGRMITLPTQPGLGIERVLV; from the coding sequence ATGAAGATAAATCGAGTGGAAACATTCAGAACGGCCGTCCCTTTACATACCCCTTTTAAAACTGCTTTACGAACCGTTGAAGTGGCAGAAGCCATCGTCGTGAAAATAACGTGTGACGACGGGACAGTTGGATGGGGAGAAGCACCCCCGACAGTCGTGATTACAGGGGACAGCTTATCAAGCATTGAATGGGCCATACAACAAGTGATCAAGCCGGCCATCATAGGTAAGAGTCTCTTAAATTATGAACAGCTTTTTCAACAATTACATTCATTACTTGTCCGGAATTCAAGCGCAAAGGCTGCTGTGGATATGGCCTTATATGATTGCCTTTCACAGTACTGCAATCTTCCACTCTATCAATTTCTTGGCGGGTACCGTCAAGAGCTGGAGACCGATTATACTGTGAGCGTTAATAGCCCAAAGGAAATGGGTGAGGATGCTGAAGCATATGTGAAGCAAGGATTTAACGTACTGAAGGTAAAAGTGGGAAAAGATGATATAGAGACAGATATTAAAAGAATTCATGAAATCCGTCAACGAATCGGGTACGATATCAAAATTCGACTGGATGCTAATCAAGGATGGGAATCGAAAGCTGCTGTCAAAGCGATTCGTAAAATGGAAGACCTAGATCTCAATATTGAATTAGTCGAACAGCCTGTACCTGCTCATGACATTGAAGGGCTGAAGAGAGTCACTGATGGAGTGGATACACTGATTATGGCAGATGAGAGTGTTTTTACTCCATATCAAGCATTTGAGGTGTTAAAAACCCGCAGTGCAGACCTGATCAATATCAAACTCATGAAAGCCGGGGGCATTTATTACGCTCAGAAAATTAACGATCTCGCGGAGGTTTGTGGTGTCGAATGTATGGTAGGGAGCATGATTGAAACGCGCCTCGGGATTACGGCCGCAGCTCATTTTGCAGCAAGCAAGAAAAACGTGACCCGATTTGATTTCGACGCCCCTCTTATGTTGGCAAAAGATATTGTCACGGGTGGCATTGAATATAACGGTCGGATGATCACGTTGCCCACCCAACCCGGATTAGGGATAGAGAGAGTACTAGTTTAA
- a CDS encoding helix-turn-helix domain-containing protein encodes MNKRTWLIKLRKRKKMTQQEVASKAFIERSYYAQIENGIRKPSSEVTVKLGEVLDFHASSFNLEENPFSIALKNAPVVLAHCDTQLRYTWIFNTPDLIPDEHIGKTDVELNDNEGNRSLMRLKQEVLDKNSPINRVISISLTTGTVSYQVYAHPLLNEEGTIIGVATASTEINTYTPTDEINKHL; translated from the coding sequence TTGAATAAAAGAACTTGGCTTATTAAGTTAAGAAAAAGGAAGAAGATGACCCAACAGGAAGTGGCTTCGAAAGCTTTTATTGAAAGATCCTACTATGCTCAAATCGAGAACGGGATCCGTAAACCGAGCAGTGAGGTCACCGTCAAACTGGGAGAAGTGTTGGACTTTCACGCATCCAGCTTTAATCTTGAGGAAAATCCGTTCTCGATTGCCTTAAAGAATGCCCCTGTCGTGCTCGCTCATTGTGATACTCAATTACGCTATACCTGGATCTTCAATACTCCTGATTTAATTCCAGATGAACATATAGGAAAAACAGACGTTGAGCTAAATGATAATGAAGGAAATCGGTCATTAATGAGGTTGAAACAGGAGGTTCTGGACAAGAACTCTCCCATCAATCGAGTAATCTCGATTTCGTTAACTACAGGAACAGTATCCTATCAGGTGTATGCCCACCCCTTATTAAACGAAGAGGGCACCATTATTGGTGTCGCAACAGCTTCTACGGAAATAAATACCTACACCCCAACAGATGAGATCAACAAACATTTATAA
- a CDS encoding LD-carboxypeptidase: MVIKASKLKVGDTIGVIAPASPPKPEPLKKALSFLEELGLKIKLGKSVHKKYGYLAGYDQERLEDIHMMFKDSDVKAVICACGGFGTGRIASRLDYNLIGKNPKIFWGYSDITFLHTAIHQQTGIVTFHGPMLSSDIGLSDVHNLTKKSFEQLFHAKDIEYTNKLSPLETVVEGIASGPVIGGNLTLLVSTLGTPFEVDTKGKILFIEDIDEEPYKVDRMMNQLKMAGKFHDASGIIIGDFKNCVPEKREQSLTLDEVLKEHISDAGKPVLKGFKIGHSSPSIAIPIGSVGRMNTYDQTFIVETGIREDENK, from the coding sequence ATGGTGATAAAAGCTTCAAAACTCAAAGTAGGAGATACAATAGGAGTCATTGCTCCTGCAAGCCCTCCGAAACCTGAACCATTAAAAAAAGCCTTATCATTTCTTGAAGAATTAGGTTTGAAAATAAAACTGGGGAAATCTGTCCATAAGAAATATGGGTACCTGGCAGGTTATGATCAAGAGCGGTTAGAAGATATACATATGATGTTCAAAGACAGTGACGTTAAAGCTGTCATTTGTGCATGTGGCGGTTTCGGTACAGGACGGATCGCATCCCGATTGGATTACAACTTGATAGGGAAAAACCCCAAGATCTTTTGGGGATATAGTGATATCACTTTTTTACATACAGCTATTCATCAACAAACTGGAATCGTGACATTTCATGGGCCCATGTTAAGTTCTGATATTGGCCTTTCGGATGTTCATAACTTAACGAAGAAGTCTTTTGAACAGTTGTTTCATGCGAAAGACATCGAGTATACAAACAAGCTATCCCCTTTAGAAACAGTTGTAGAAGGCATAGCAAGCGGTCCTGTAATCGGTGGGAACCTTACCTTATTAGTAAGCACATTAGGAACTCCTTTTGAAGTGGATACAAAAGGTAAGATTCTATTTATCGAGGATATTGATGAAGAACCTTATAAAGTGGACAGGATGATGAATCAGCTAAAGATGGCGGGGAAATTCCATGATGCATCTGGTATCATCATCGGGGATTTCAAAAACTGTGTGCCGGAAAAACGCGAACAATCCCTGACTCTCGATGAGGTGCTCAAAGAACATATTTCAGATGCAGGTAAGCCCGTACTAAAAGGATTTAAGATCGGACATTCCTCTCCAAGTATAGCCATCCCTATTGGGAGCGTAGGAAGAATGAACACGTATGACCAAACATTCATAGTCGAAACGGGAATAAGGGAGGATGAGAATAAATGA
- a CDS encoding C40 family peptidase — MTTKALIAVPVSTVWTSKDSARDLDSPAISNPVQINEWLDSLTHETRLALCDENRIQSQALFGQEVLVMEESNGWSHVIIPDQASSKDSRGYPGWVPSVQLSQGELPQTDTYAIVKSKFTDLINGKNEIEMELSFQTVLPVVKEHDHVIEVATPIGTRFVKQKDVFISSTKLNDQKGSGQDIVTSGEAFLHLPYLWGGMTSYGFDCSGFSYTMCKANGYLIPRDANDQAKEGKEVKLDRLEPGDLLFFAYEEGMGSIHHVGIYHGDGQMIHSPNTGKTIEILSLKGTYYEKELCIARRYWGETEESS; from the coding sequence ATGACGACAAAAGCACTAATAGCAGTACCCGTATCAACCGTATGGACATCTAAGGATTCAGCCCGTGATTTGGATTCACCAGCCATTTCCAATCCTGTTCAAATCAACGAATGGTTAGATTCCTTAACACATGAAACCCGGTTGGCTCTGTGCGATGAAAACCGTATACAATCTCAAGCATTATTCGGCCAAGAAGTATTGGTGATGGAAGAGAGTAACGGTTGGTCCCATGTGATCATTCCAGACCAAGCCTCATCAAAAGACAGTCGAGGATACCCCGGTTGGGTTCCAAGTGTTCAACTTTCACAAGGAGAGCTGCCTCAAACGGATACATATGCCATCGTCAAAAGCAAATTTACGGATTTAATCAATGGAAAGAACGAGATCGAGATGGAACTCAGTTTTCAAACGGTTTTACCCGTTGTGAAAGAGCATGATCACGTTATTGAAGTGGCCACTCCGATAGGCACACGCTTCGTAAAGCAGAAAGATGTATTCATCTCATCCACGAAGCTAAACGATCAAAAGGGGAGCGGCCAAGACATCGTCACTTCAGGAGAAGCCTTTCTTCATCTTCCTTATTTATGGGGAGGGATGACGAGCTATGGGTTTGATTGCTCAGGGTTCAGCTATACCATGTGCAAGGCAAATGGTTATCTGATTCCCCGTGATGCAAATGACCAGGCAAAAGAGGGAAAAGAAGTAAAACTGGATCGATTAGAGCCTGGTGATCTCTTATTTTTTGCATATGAAGAAGGTATGGGAAGCATTCATCACGTTGGGATCTATCATGGTGACGGACAAATGATCCACTCTCCCAATACTGGGAAAACCATTGAAATTCTCTCACTGAAAGGAACCTACTACGAGAAAGAATTATGTATTGCAAGACGCTACTGGGGGGAAACGGAGGAATCATCATGA
- a CDS encoding serine hydrolase, whose translation MNEKLLEERILCAIDKKIGRGRVSVVIDLPSYSIQINNETPYSAASLIKVPILLEGFRQAEQGKIDLNDTVMVPKEERVGGAGVLKTLSENISLTVEDLLTLMIIVSDNTATNLIIDRLGSDAINSLCNSIALKHTKLSRKLMDFQAMKQGYDNVTSASDIITCLRILDQGQIFSEQSREKMLYILHQQQLDTKLPAKMDKDKVYIANKTGELPGVEHDCAIVRCEEKTAYIAVLIDELGENESARDTIAEIGKLLYDYLTKPDL comes from the coding sequence ATGAATGAGAAATTATTAGAGGAAAGAATTCTGTGCGCTATAGATAAAAAAATAGGCAGGGGCAGGGTCAGCGTAGTCATTGACCTGCCATCATACTCCATCCAAATCAATAATGAAACTCCTTATTCTGCTGCAAGCTTAATCAAGGTTCCGATTTTACTTGAAGGCTTTCGGCAGGCAGAGCAAGGTAAAATCGATTTAAATGATACGGTAATGGTCCCTAAAGAGGAGAGAGTGGGAGGGGCAGGAGTGTTGAAAACACTCTCCGAAAATATTTCATTGACGGTAGAAGATCTCCTCACGCTCATGATCATTGTGTCGGATAACACCGCGACGAATCTCATTATCGACCGTCTTGGGTCAGATGCAATAAATAGCCTTTGTAATTCTATAGCATTAAAACACACTAAGCTTAGTCGGAAACTGATGGATTTTCAAGCAATGAAACAAGGCTATGACAACGTCACCTCTGCTTCTGATATCATCACTTGCTTACGTATACTGGATCAGGGGCAAATATTCAGTGAGCAAAGCAGGGAAAAAATGCTATATATATTGCATCAGCAGCAACTTGATACCAAGCTCCCTGCGAAAATGGATAAGGATAAAGTCTATATAGCAAACAAAACAGGTGAGTTACCTGGTGTTGAACATGATTGTGCCATTGTTCGGTGTGAAGAAAAAACTGCCTACATAGCTGTATTAATTGACGAACTTGGAGAAAACGAATCTGCTCGGGACACAATTGCGGAAATCGGGAAGCTTCTATATGATTATTTAACTAAACCTGATTTGTAA
- the copZ gene encoding copper chaperone CopZ encodes MQKETLTVEGMSCGHCVKAIEGSVAKLDGVKSVQVSLEEKKVEVEFDDSQVKLNEIKETIDDQGYDVV; translated from the coding sequence ATGCAAAAAGAAACGTTAACAGTGGAAGGTATGTCTTGCGGACATTGCGTTAAAGCAATTGAAGGAAGTGTTGCTAAATTAGACGGTGTGAAATCGGTGCAAGTAAGTTTGGAAGAAAAGAAAGTAGAAGTTGAATTCGATGATTCACAAGTAAAACTTAATGAAATTAAAGAAACAATCGATGATCAGGGATATGATGTAGTGTAA
- a CDS encoding ABC transporter ATP-binding protein, with amino-acid sequence MNQVLSVQDLHVHFSTYGGEVKAVRGVSFDLHKGETLAIVGESGCGKSVTSQSIMRLIPNPPGKVTNGKILFKGTDLLNLTEPQMRKIRGADISMIFQDPMTALNPTLTIGEQIIEGILQHNDVSKKQAKQRAIEMLTLVSIPNPEERLKQYPHQFSGGMRQRIVIAMSLVCEPDVLIADEPTTALDVTIQAQILELFKEIQQKTGVSIILITHDLGVVAQVADRIAVMYAGKIVEEGSRREIFYHPQHPYTQGLLKSVPRLDLDGEDLIPIPGSPPDLFSPPTGCPFVPRCEKAMEVCDRVYPMKTQLSNSHHVDCWLQDKRAKKAMLSSISLTIS; translated from the coding sequence ATGAATCAAGTATTATCCGTACAAGATCTCCATGTACATTTCTCGACATATGGGGGAGAAGTCAAAGCGGTTCGGGGAGTGAGCTTTGATTTACATAAGGGGGAAACGCTTGCCATTGTCGGCGAATCCGGATGCGGAAAGAGTGTAACGTCTCAAAGCATTATGCGATTGATTCCTAACCCTCCAGGAAAGGTGACGAACGGAAAGATTCTATTCAAAGGAACAGACCTTTTGAACCTGACTGAGCCACAAATGAGAAAAATACGGGGCGCTGACATTTCCATGATCTTCCAGGACCCCATGACGGCTCTGAACCCGACCCTTACAATCGGGGAGCAAATTATAGAAGGAATCCTGCAGCATAACGATGTTTCCAAGAAACAGGCCAAACAAAGAGCGATTGAGATGCTGACACTAGTTAGTATTCCAAACCCGGAAGAACGATTAAAGCAATATCCCCATCAATTTAGTGGTGGGATGAGGCAGCGAATCGTTATTGCCATGTCACTCGTATGCGAACCAGACGTGTTAATAGCCGATGAGCCAACCACCGCTCTCGATGTTACCATTCAGGCGCAGATTTTGGAATTATTCAAAGAAATCCAGCAGAAAACAGGAGTCTCGATTATTTTGATTACCCATGACTTGGGTGTAGTAGCTCAAGTTGCTGATCGGATCGCCGTTATGTATGCCGGGAAAATTGTTGAGGAAGGAAGCAGAAGAGAGATTTTCTATCACCCTCAGCATCCGTATACACAAGGGTTGCTGAAATCAGTTCCAAGGCTTGACCTTGATGGGGAAGATCTGATTCCGATACCCGGTTCACCTCCTGATTTATTTTCACCGCCAACTGGATGTCCTTTCGTTCCAAGGTGTGAAAAAGCGATGGAAGTGTGCGACCGTGTGTATCCCATGAAAACGCAGCTATCAAACAGTCACCATGTCGACTGCTGGCTTCAGGATAAACGAGCCAAAAAAGCGATGCTTTCATCGATTAGCTTAACCATCAGCTAG
- a CDS encoding peptide ABC transporter substrate-binding protein codes for MKKLLSIFLVGMLLFVLAACTATKDAGSESSNGDSKKEKAGKVLNLNNGAEPTSFDPPIGFDSYSWTALNNLMEGMTRLNANHEPEAAMAEKWDVSEDGKVYTFHIRDNAKWSNGDDVTAGDFVFAWKRLLNPETGSPAAFLGYFIEGGEAFNTGTGSADEVKVAAKDEKTFEVTLTSPQAYFLSVIANPAFFPINEKVATENPEWFAEADTFVANGPFKLTEWEHDSHFVMEKNDQYWDKDSVKLDKVHWAMVNDTNTDYQLFKTGELDTADVPADLSKQLFEEGKVNVEDQAGTYFYRFNLEKEPFQNQNIRKAFAMAVDQQQMVDFVTKNKEKAAYGFVSKGFKDPSGKDFREANGDLVKTDIEEAKALLKKGMEEEGYDKLPEVTLTYSTSDTHQKIAEALQQMFKENLEVDVKLANMEWNVFQDEQKALKFQLSRSSFLADYADPINFLENFQTGHSMNRTGWSNEKFDSLIKEAMNEADEAKRFELMYEAEKILMDEMPIIPIHFYNHVYLQNEDVSGIVRHPVGYMELKWADKK; via the coding sequence ATGAAAAAGTTATTATCAATTTTTTTAGTGGGAATGCTCTTGTTTGTATTGGCAGCTTGTACAGCAACGAAGGATGCAGGCAGTGAGTCAAGCAATGGAGACAGCAAGAAAGAAAAGGCAGGAAAGGTGCTGAACCTTAACAATGGTGCTGAACCAACATCCTTTGATCCGCCAATAGGGTTTGATTCCTATTCATGGACAGCATTAAACAACTTGATGGAAGGGATGACGCGCTTAAACGCTAATCATGAACCCGAAGCGGCAATGGCAGAAAAATGGGACGTGTCTGAAGACGGAAAGGTATATACATTCCACATTCGTGATAATGCTAAATGGTCAAACGGGGATGATGTAACAGCTGGAGACTTCGTTTTTGCTTGGAAACGTCTGTTGAATCCGGAAACGGGATCACCGGCTGCCTTCTTGGGTTATTTCATTGAAGGTGGAGAAGCCTTCAATACAGGTACAGGTTCAGCAGATGAAGTGAAGGTAGCAGCGAAGGACGAGAAAACATTTGAGGTCACTCTAACTAGTCCACAAGCGTATTTCTTAAGCGTCATTGCGAATCCAGCGTTCTTCCCAATCAATGAGAAGGTTGCTACTGAAAATCCTGAGTGGTTTGCAGAAGCTGATACATTCGTTGCAAATGGCCCTTTTAAATTAACTGAATGGGAGCATGACAGCCACTTTGTTATGGAGAAGAACGATCAATATTGGGATAAAGATTCAGTGAAATTGGATAAAGTACACTGGGCAATGGTGAACGATACAAACACTGATTATCAATTATTCAAAACGGGTGAGCTGGATACTGCAGACGTACCGGCTGATTTAAGTAAACAGTTATTCGAAGAAGGGAAAGTGAATGTAGAGGATCAAGCAGGAACCTACTTCTACCGTTTCAATTTAGAAAAAGAACCTTTCCAAAATCAAAATATCCGTAAAGCATTTGCCATGGCGGTAGATCAACAGCAGATGGTCGACTTTGTAACAAAGAATAAGGAAAAAGCAGCTTACGGCTTCGTATCAAAAGGGTTCAAAGATCCTTCTGGAAAAGACTTCCGGGAAGCAAATGGAGATTTAGTGAAAACAGATATCGAAGAAGCGAAAGCCCTTCTGAAAAAAGGAATGGAAGAAGAAGGATACGATAAGCTTCCTGAAGTAACCTTAACGTACAGCACTAGTGATACACATCAGAAAATCGCTGAAGCCCTTCAACAAATGTTCAAGGAAAACTTGGAGGTTGACGTGAAATTAGCCAATATGGAATGGAACGTATTCCAGGATGAGCAAAAAGCATTGAAGTTCCAATTATCACGAAGCTCATTCCTGGCAGATTACGCAGACCCGATCAACTTCCTGGAGAACTTCCAAACTGGCCACTCTATGAACCGAACAGGCTGGAGTAACGAAAAGTTTGACAGCTTAATAAAAGAAGCCATGAATGAAGCGGATGAAGCGAAGCGCTTCGAATTAATGTATGAAGCAGAGAAAATCCTAATGGATGAAATGCCGATCATTCCAATTCACTTCTACAACCACGTGTACTTACAAAATGAAGATGTATCCGGTATCGTTCGTCATCCAGTTGGATACATGGAATTAAAATGGGCAGACAAGAAATAA
- a CDS encoding STAS domain-containing protein yields the protein MSMNAIHDENKYLEIINNIVDEKAKLIQERTNEDTSYPNIVNVSLRKWRGEMIELLAQSLRSHDTQRSIESWACSSGTLFKQLDLSLEVAIEDLHHFRDEIGKMIKTDAIKSELSIESFYELLSVFHSGVDRAIYRLTTAYSHPLSETISSELSIPIVKMTDTIAILPLIGDINSDRAKDLMERSLSQGSALGLSYLIIDLSGVSVVDTMVADQLFKVVAALKLAGIQAILTGIRPEIAQTMVNLGIVIKHIPTFASLHTALIHLQKTKSILWI from the coding sequence ATGTCGATGAACGCAATTCATGACGAAAACAAGTATCTTGAAATCATTAACAACATAGTGGATGAAAAGGCGAAGTTGATTCAAGAAAGAACGAACGAAGACACTTCTTACCCGAATATTGTAAATGTATCTTTGCGGAAATGGAGAGGAGAAATGATTGAGCTCTTGGCCCAGTCTCTGCGTTCTCATGATACTCAAAGATCAATTGAGAGCTGGGCATGTTCATCTGGTACATTATTTAAGCAGTTAGATCTATCCCTTGAGGTAGCGATAGAAGATCTTCACCATTTTCGGGATGAGATCGGGAAAATGATTAAAACAGACGCCATTAAGAGCGAGCTGTCAATTGAATCCTTTTATGAACTTCTTTCTGTTTTTCATTCTGGTGTAGATCGAGCCATATACCGCCTTACGACTGCCTATTCTCACCCCCTTTCTGAAACAATTAGTTCCGAGCTATCGATCCCGATTGTGAAGATGACTGATACGATTGCCATTTTGCCGCTTATAGGAGATATCAACTCAGACCGTGCTAAGGATTTAATGGAAAGATCTCTTTCACAAGGATCGGCATTGGGGCTGAGCTATCTAATTATTGATTTATCAGGGGTATCGGTTGTGGATACAATGGTTGCAGACCAACTCTTCAAAGTGGTAGCGGCACTCAAATTAGCAGGAATTCAAGCCATCTTAACAGGCATCAGACCTGAAATTGCTCAAACAATGGTCAACCTGGGTATCGTCATTAAGCATATTCCGACGTTCGCCAGTCTTCATACGGCGCTTATACATTTACAAAAGACAAAAAGCATCCTTTGGATTTAG
- a CDS encoding metal-sensitive transcriptional regulator, producing MEHATCSYEGFRKSHHSDNVKKNLVTRLNRIEGQIRGIKGLIERDTYCDDVITQISATQSALNSVAKILLEGHIKTCVLDRIQEGDTEVLDEFMITIQKLMKK from the coding sequence ATGGAGCATGCTACATGCTCATACGAAGGATTTCGGAAGAGTCATCACTCTGATAATGTTAAGAAAAACCTTGTGACGCGATTAAATCGTATTGAAGGTCAAATAAGAGGAATTAAAGGCTTGATTGAGCGCGATACGTATTGTGATGACGTTATTACGCAAATCTCCGCCACTCAATCTGCCCTTAACAGCGTAGCCAAAATCCTATTAGAAGGTCATATAAAGACATGTGTTCTCGACCGAATTCAAGAAGGTGACACAGAAGTATTAGATGAATTTATGATTACAATCCAAAAACTTATGAAAAAATAA